A single Coregonus clupeaformis isolate EN_2021a chromosome 39, ASM2061545v1, whole genome shotgun sequence DNA region contains:
- the slc1a1 gene encoding excitatory amino acid transporter 3: MDMMGKKERRGWDFKGLLKRNWLLIATIVSVVLGIGLGVVVREYASLSHLHKQYFGFPGEILMRMLKLVILPLIISSMITGVAALDSEVSGKIGLRAVVYYFSTTIIAVILGIVLVMAIKPGVSQEAEHIDRTGTTPNVTTVDTLLDLVRNMFPENLLQACFQQYKTKRKELEPPKVKGNTTTFPPLSTTVMATIFPSENITKDYKIVGSYSDGINVLGLIVFCVAFGLVIGKMGERGRILLEFFDALNEATMRLVQIIMCYMPVGILFLIAAKIIEVEDWEIFRKMGLYMVTVLSGLAIHSTICLPLIYFAIVRKNPYTFTLGMAQAMVTALMISSSSATLPVTFRCAEENLRIDKRITRFVLPVGATINMDGTALYEAVAAIFIAQLNDYALDVGQIVTISITATVASIGAAGVPNAGLVTMVIVLTAVGLPANDVTLIVAVDWLLDRFRTMINVLGDAYGAGIVQKLSRRELERMDVTSDVDVTNPFVLETTLDDEECEKKSYVNGGFTIDKTDAISFTETSQF; the protein is encoded by the exons ggATAGGTCTTGGGGTGGTGGTCAGGGAATATGcctccctctcccacctccaTAAGCAGTATTTTGGCTTCCCGGGTGAGATCCTGATGCGGATGCTCAAGCTGGTCATCCTACCCCTCATCATCTCCAGCATGATAACAG GAGTCGCCGCCCTGGATTCGGAAGTTTCTGGAAAGATAGGTCTGAGGGCTGTGGTATATTACTTCTCCACCACCATCATCGCAGTCATTCTGG GTATTGTGTTGGTGATGGCCATCAAACCTGGTGTCTCTCAGGAGGCAGAACATATCGACAGGACAGGGACCACACCAAACGTCACCACCGTCGACACTCTACTGGATCTTGTCAG AAACATGTTTCCTGAAAACCTACTGCAGGCTTGTTTCCAACAG TACAAGACAAAGCGCAAAGAGCTGGAACCACCTAAAGTGAAGGGGAACACTACAAcgttccctcctctctctaccactGTCATGGCAACCATTTTCCCCTCAGAG AACATCACCAAGGACTATAAGATAGTCGGTTCATATTCTGATGGGATCAACGTGCTGGGCCTCATCGTGTTCTGTGTGGCGTTCGGCCTTGTCATCGGCAAGATGGGCGAAAGGGGGCGTATCCTGCTGGAGTTCTTTGACGCTTTAAACGAGGCCACCATGAGGCTAGTCCAGATTATCATGTG CTACATGCCAGTGGGGATACTCTTCCTGATCGCTGCCAAGATCATCGAGGTAGAAGACTGGGAGATCTTCAGAAAGATGGGCCTGTACATGGTGACAGTGCTGAGTGG CCTAGCTATCCACTCCACCATTTGTCTGCCGCTGATCTACTTTGCCATTGTGAGGAAGAACCCATATACCTTTACCTTAGGGATGGCCCAGGCAATGGTCACTGCTCTCATGATCTCTTCCAG CTCTGCCACCCTGCCGGTCACCTTCCGCTGTGCCGAAGAGAACCTCAGGATCGACAAGAGGATCACCCGCTTCGTGCTGCCTGTGGGCGCCACTATCAACATGGATGGCACGGCTCTCTACGAGGCGGTTGCTGCCATCTTCATTGCCCAGCTCAACGACTACGCTCTGGATGTGGGTCAGATTGTCACCATCAG TATAACAGCAACTGTAGCCAGCATCGGAGCTGCCGGTGTACCTAACGCTGGCCTTGTTACCATGGTGATTGTGCTGACTGCCGTTGGACTACCAGCAAATGATGTCACTTTAATTGTTGCTGTGGATTGGCTACT AGACCGCTTCCGCACCATGATCAATGTGCTGGGGGATGCCTACGGAGCTGGCATCGTCCAGAAGCTGTCCAGGCGGGAGCTGGAGAGGATGGACGTCACCTCGGATGTGGACGTGACCAACCCCTTCGTCCTGGAGACCACGCTGGACGACGAGGAGTGCGAGAAAAAGTCCTATGTCAATGGCGGCTTCACCATCGACAAGACCGACGCCATCTCCTTCACCGAGACTTCCCAGTTttag